In Diorhabda carinulata isolate Delta chromosome 6, icDioCari1.1, whole genome shotgun sequence, a single genomic region encodes these proteins:
- the LOC130895321 gene encoding engulfment and cell motility protein 1-like produces MANVSNIAKISVEKHDSKEQILYDLDKNKSLCDIVKDICKTCGLPISAVYGLKLIQTNVNDPTIDTYLSEKTYKNIKHNDCIKIVFSIDYLLKNRIIPHINDQPPSLERAICYEDLMKLAHDPVFIEELVDNENHSILIKTYVEEEHLEEKELLALLITICHLFLKGYYKDIPEELLEKTINIVRNGSNDLVSDHIQYALAILHKILMIKDPEFIAWKERIIKDIPITCLIPYIRLTDCKNKLQYGVLLLINTIIRLCKGDQKKQLIKEMNLNQNREDIYKYIIAPGGLDKSMEHELYVIQTYILSLYEEALKSEVSLNDSSVFNKDEFELPVDDVRRLTVLLDFDEVRQTSLSNSLENLLTFQKAERFSLASIVSDKSQDSMKSSTICTPKLRQSSFSFDYENFTINYLTLEALRHYKNNHKKNFCQSQIEERVYEPGIFVTSEKVVKLLAHLLDIGLDPPDSKSLFYQPIVFNTSPKNPFFFELFSRSMWLLSRTRREMKVSTIEDYPKLMRALKKQIKMVLDKRPLNFKNLTNYMTELNYGEVLKQWQKEKDTELSNLLKNHPCIRQIKDNYMKNNEPYLHQNRLNVLKTGDYFPKVLDKKTSGLMFVQLNRNERELQIYDVTDKKTNEMELKEIIKTADITHIAVGLNCKHANLCKSSALAFSIIINYSEHQVNFIAENENMAARWTDGFNILTGNSRRSDQYNKELEILTEMDLKLQLIELQHVSIPKNPPPVPDVPKPLLPPKPTSINSRNKTATRPAPDIPK; encoded by the exons ATGGCAAACGTTTCGAATATAGCTAAAATTTCAGTCGAAAAACATGATAGTaaagaacaaattttatatgatttagataaaaataaatcgttATGTGACATTGTCAAAGATATATGTAAAACATGCGGTTTG CCGATTTCAGCAGTTTACGGCTTAAAATTGATACAAACTAACGTGAACGATCCAACTATAGATACGTATCTATCTGAAAAAACCTATAAAAACATCAAACACAACGattgtataaaaattgtcttttcgATAGACTATTTACTCAAAAATCGCATTATCCCCCATATAAACGACCAACCCCCGAGTCTAGAACGTGCCATATGTTACGAGGATTTGATGAAACTTGCCCACGATCCCGTCTTCATAGAAGAATTAG TGGATAACGAAAATCATTCGATATTGATCAAAACTTACGTCGAAGAAGAACATTTAGAGGAAAAAGAATTGCTCGCCTTGCTTATTACGATATGTCATCTATTTTTAAAAGGATATTATAAAGATATACCGGAAGAGTTATTGGAAAAAACCATAAATATCGTGAGGAATGGTTCTAACGATCTCGTATCCGATCACATACAGTACGCTTTAgctattttacataaaattctGATGATAAAAGATCCGGAATTTATCGCGTGGAAAGAAAGG ATAATAAAAGATATACCAATAACGTGTCTTATTCCTTACATACGCCTAACTGATTGCAAAAACAAATTGCAATACGGCGTCTTGTTATTAATAAACACGATCATAAGGCTGTGTAAGGGCGatcaaaagaaacaattaataaaagaaatgaatttaaatcAGAATAGGGaggatatttataaatatatcataGCGCCTGGGGGTTTAGATAAATCAATGGAACACGAATTGTACGTCATTCAGACGTACATATTAAg tttatatgAAGAAGCTTtaaaaagtgaggttagttTGAATGACAGTAGCGTTTTTAATAAAGACGAATTCGAATTACCTGTAGACGATGTTCGTCGTCTTACAGTATTACTGGACTTCGACGAAGTACGACAAACATCCCTTAGTAATTCTTTGGAGAATTTACTCACTTTCCAAAAAGCAgaaag attcTCTTTGGCGTCTATAGTGAGCGATAAAAGTCAGGATTCTATGAAATCGTCGACGATTTGTACGCCGAAATTAAGACAATCCAGTTTTAGTTTCGATTacgaaaatttcacaattaattatttaactttggaGGCTTTAC gtcactataaaaataatcataaaaaaaatttttgtcaatctCAAATCGAAGAAAGGGTGTACGAACCGGGGATTTTCGTCACTAGCGAAAA gGTGGTGAAGTTGTTGGCTCATCTTTTAGACATCGGTTTAGATCCTCCCGATTCGAAAAGCTTGTTTTATCAACCGATTGTGTTCAATACGTCACCGAAAAATCCGTTTTTCTTCGAATTATTCTCAAGATCGATGTGGTTGTTATCGAGAACTAGAAGGGAAATGAAAGTATCGACAATCGAAGACTATCCTAAA TTGATGAGAGCGctcaaaaaacaaatcaaaatggTTCTCGATAAACGTCCTTTGAATTTCAAGAATTTAACCAACTATATGACGGAGTTGAATTACGGCGAGGTGTTGAAACAATGGCAG aaagaaaaagaTACGGAGCTGTCGAATTTGTTGAAAAACCATCCCTGTATAAGGCAAATTAAagataattatatgaaaaacaacGAACCCTATTTGCACCAAAATAGATTGAACGTTTTAAAAACCGGAGATTATTTCCCGAAAGTTTTGGACAAG aaaacgTCAGGACTGATGTTCGTCCAATTGAACAGAAACGAAAGAGAATTACAAATATACGATGTGACCGATAAAAAAACCAACGAAATGGAActgaaagaaattataaaaactgcAGATATCACGCATATCGCTGTCGGTTTGAATTGCAAACACGCCAATTT GTGTAAATCTTCTGCGTTGgctttttcaattataataaattattctgaaCACCAGGTTAATTTTATCGCCGAAAATGAGAATATGGCCGCCAGATGGACCGACGGATTTAATATATTAACGGGTAACTCGCGCAGGAGCGATCAGTACAATAAGGAATTGGAAATTTTAACGGAAATGGATCTTAAATTGCAACTTATCGAATTACAACACGTTTCGATACCGAAAAATCCACCGCCAGTGCCAGATGTACCGAAACCGTTGCTTCCTCCGAAACCGACGTCGATCAACTCTAGAAACAAAACTGCAACAAGACCAGCACCGGATATAcccaaataa